In a genomic window of Streptomyces sp. SJL17-4:
- a CDS encoding GH1 family beta-glucosidase — protein MSESTDSRTTLDLEAFPPDFAWGTATSAYQIEGAVAEDGRAPSIWDTFSRVPGAIDNGDHGDTACDHYHRWPEDIALMKGLGTDAYRLSVAWPRIVPGGDGPVNAAGLDFYDRLVDGLLDAGITPSVTLYHWDLPQALQDRGGWTVRETAEHLAAYASVVAERLGDRVTQWATLNEPLCSAWIGHLEGRMAPGLTDLTAAVRASYHLLLAHGLATQAVRAAAPGVQVGLVTNHSTVAPASTRPEDLAAAARADGHTNRWWLDPIYGRGFPADMRELYGVELPEKPGDLDVIAAPLDWHGLNYYFPVTVADDPTGPVPHAREIRLPDVPRTGMDWQIDAGGLEAFLLRLTEEYGVRKLYVTENGSAFPDTVGPDGEVHDPERTRYLEQHLAACARALRKGVPLAGYYAWSLLDNFEWAYGYDKRFGLVHVDFDTQVRTLKTSGRRYAALVRAHRETTSG, from the coding sequence GTGTCCGAATCCACCGATTCCCGCACCACGCTCGACCTGGAGGCCTTCCCGCCGGACTTCGCCTGGGGCACGGCCACCTCCGCGTACCAGATCGAGGGCGCGGTGGCCGAGGACGGCCGTGCCCCCTCCATCTGGGACACCTTCTCCCGCGTCCCCGGTGCGATCGACAACGGCGACCACGGCGACACCGCCTGCGACCACTACCATCGCTGGCCCGAGGACATCGCCCTGATGAAGGGCCTCGGCACCGACGCCTACCGGCTCTCCGTCGCCTGGCCGCGCATCGTCCCCGGCGGCGACGGCCCCGTCAACGCGGCCGGGCTCGACTTCTACGACCGGCTCGTCGACGGACTCCTCGACGCCGGCATCACCCCCTCCGTCACCCTCTACCACTGGGACCTGCCGCAGGCCCTCCAGGACCGGGGCGGCTGGACGGTCCGCGAGACCGCCGAGCACCTCGCCGCCTACGCCTCCGTCGTCGCCGAGCGGCTCGGCGACCGCGTCACGCAGTGGGCCACCCTCAACGAACCTCTCTGCTCGGCATGGATCGGCCATCTGGAGGGGCGGATGGCCCCGGGCCTCACCGACCTCACGGCCGCCGTCCGCGCCTCGTACCATCTGCTCCTCGCCCACGGCCTCGCCACCCAGGCCGTCCGCGCCGCCGCCCCCGGCGTCCAGGTCGGCCTGGTCACCAACCACTCGACGGTCGCGCCCGCCTCCACCCGGCCCGAAGACCTCGCCGCCGCCGCCCGCGCGGACGGCCACACCAACCGCTGGTGGCTGGACCCGATCTACGGACGCGGCTTCCCCGCCGACATGCGCGAGCTGTACGGAGTCGAACTGCCCGAGAAGCCCGGCGACTTGGACGTCATCGCGGCCCCCCTGGACTGGCACGGCCTCAACTACTACTTCCCGGTGACCGTCGCCGACGACCCGACGGGACCCGTCCCGCACGCCCGCGAGATACGGCTCCCCGACGTGCCCCGCACCGGCATGGACTGGCAGATCGACGCGGGTGGCCTGGAGGCCTTCCTCCTGCGGCTCACCGAGGAGTACGGCGTACGGAAGCTGTACGTGACGGAGAACGGCTCGGCCTTCCCCGACACCGTCGGCCCCGACGGCGAGGTCCACGACCCCGAGCGCACCCGCTACCTGGAGCAGCACCTCGCGGCCTGCGCCCGCGCCCTGCGCAAGGGTGTCCCGCTCGCCGGGTACTACGCCTGGTCCCTCCTCGACAACTTCGAATGGGCCTACGGCTACGACAAGCGCTTCGGCCTGGTCCACGTCGACTTCGACACCCAGGTCAGGACCCTCAAGACGAGCGGCCGGCGGTACGCGGCCCTCGTCCGCGCCCACCGGGAGACGACCTCGGGCTGA
- a CDS encoding carbohydrate ABC transporter permease — protein MAAPRSFLWARRIFLTLLTAFVVLPVYVMISSSLKPLEDVSGKFEWFPSGLTLRPYVDIWETVPLADYFVNSIVVAGAATVFSVLVAIFAAYAVSRYTFRGKRVFTVTVLSTQMFPGILFLLPLFLIYVNIGNATGIALFGSREGLILTYLTFSLPFSIWMLTGYFDSIPRELDEAAKVDGCGPISALFRVIVPAASPGIIAVAVYAFMTAWGEVLFASVMTNDTTRTLAVGLQGYATQNDVYWNQVMAASLVVSVPVVVGFLLLQRYLVAGLTAGAVK, from the coding sequence ATGGCGGCACCCCGCTCGTTCCTCTGGGCCCGGCGGATCTTCCTCACCCTGCTCACCGCCTTCGTGGTGCTGCCGGTGTACGTCATGATCTCCAGCTCCCTGAAGCCGCTGGAGGACGTCTCGGGCAAGTTCGAGTGGTTCCCCTCCGGGCTCACCCTCCGCCCGTACGTCGACATCTGGGAGACCGTCCCGCTCGCCGACTACTTCGTGAACTCGATCGTCGTCGCGGGCGCGGCCACGGTGTTCTCGGTGCTGGTCGCGATCTTCGCCGCCTACGCGGTCAGCCGCTACACCTTCCGCGGCAAGCGGGTCTTCACCGTCACGGTCCTCTCCACCCAGATGTTCCCCGGCATCCTCTTCCTGCTGCCGCTCTTCCTCATCTACGTCAACATCGGCAACGCCACCGGCATCGCCCTCTTCGGCTCCCGCGAAGGCCTGATCCTCACCTATCTGACCTTCTCGCTGCCCTTCTCCATCTGGATGCTGACCGGCTACTTCGACTCGATCCCGCGCGAGCTCGACGAAGCGGCCAAGGTCGACGGCTGCGGCCCGATCAGCGCGCTGTTCCGCGTCATCGTCCCGGCCGCGTCCCCCGGCATCATCGCCGTCGCCGTCTACGCCTTCATGACCGCCTGGGGCGAGGTCCTCTTCGCCTCCGTCATGACCAACGACACCACCCGCACCCTCGCCGTCGGACTCCAGGGCTACGCCACCCAGAACGACGTCTACTGGAACCAGGTGATGGCCGCCTCCCTCGTGGTGAGCGTCCCCGTCGTCGTCGGGTTCCTGCTCCTCCAGCGCTATCTCGTCGCCGGCCTCACCGCAGGTGCGGTCAAGTGA
- a CDS encoding sugar ABC transporter permease yields the protein MTETAVAHPTEPAVRKATPGEARAPRRSGRRRIALPYLLLLPALLLELLVHLVPMLMGIAMSFKELTQFYIRNWNEAPWSGLDNYTVAIDFDAPVGQALLKSFLTTCLFTVLSVGLCWLLGTAAAIFLQENFRGRGFLRTLFLVPYALPVYAAVITWAFMFQRDNGLVNHVLHDQLGIGDSPAFWLIGDNSFWALLIVSVWKGWPFAFLTVMAGLQNIPRDMYEAAALDGAGVWKQIRHITLPSLRSVNQVLVLVLFLWTFNDFNTPFVLFGKAAPEAADLISLHIYQSSFQTWNFGTGSAMSVLLLLFLLVVTGVYLLLTSRGRKTSDV from the coding sequence ATGACCGAAACCGCCGTCGCTCACCCGACCGAGCCGGCGGTGCGCAAGGCCACACCCGGAGAGGCACGCGCACCACGCCGCTCCGGGCGTCGCCGCATCGCACTGCCCTACCTGCTGCTCCTGCCCGCCCTGCTCCTCGAACTCCTCGTCCACCTCGTACCGATGCTCATGGGCATCGCCATGAGCTTCAAGGAGCTCACCCAGTTCTACATCCGGAACTGGAACGAGGCTCCCTGGTCGGGCCTGGACAACTACACCGTCGCGATCGACTTCGACGCCCCCGTCGGACAGGCGCTGCTGAAGTCCTTCCTGACGACGTGTCTGTTCACCGTCCTCTCCGTGGGCCTGTGCTGGCTCCTCGGGACGGCCGCCGCGATCTTCCTCCAGGAGAACTTCCGGGGCCGCGGCTTCCTGCGGACCCTGTTCCTCGTCCCGTACGCGCTGCCCGTCTACGCCGCCGTCATCACCTGGGCGTTCATGTTCCAGCGGGACAACGGCCTGGTCAACCACGTCCTCCACGACCAGCTCGGCATCGGAGACAGCCCCGCCTTCTGGCTCATCGGGGACAACAGCTTCTGGGCCCTGCTGATCGTCTCCGTGTGGAAGGGCTGGCCGTTCGCCTTCCTCACCGTCATGGCGGGACTGCAGAACATCCCCCGGGACATGTACGAGGCGGCGGCCCTCGACGGGGCCGGCGTGTGGAAACAGATCCGGCACATCACCCTGCCGTCGCTGCGCTCCGTCAACCAGGTCCTCGTGCTCGTCCTCTTCCTCTGGACGTTCAACGACTTCAACACGCCGTTCGTGCTCTTCGGGAAGGCGGCGCCCGAAGCCGCCGACCTGATCTCGCTCCACATCTACCAGTCGTCCTTCCAGACGTGGAACTTCGGCACCGGCTCCGCCATGTCCGTGCTGCTCCTGCTCTTCCTCCTCGTCGTCACGGGCGTCTACCTCCTGCTCACCAGCCGCGGAAGGAAGACCTCCGATGTCTGA
- a CDS encoding extracellular solute-binding protein, with protein sequence MRRIRAAVTGAVSLSLAFTATACGGGEGSESSPKTLTYWASNQGASLEVDKKVLQPELDQFEKETGIKVKLEVIPWSDLLNRILTATTSGQGPDILNIGNTWSASLQSTGALLPWDAKNLEAIGGKDRFVDSALGSTGVPGKDPAAVPLYSMAYALYYNKQMFKDAGIAEPPTTWDEVIAAGKKLSKDGKAGIGVEGSNLSNNIHQVFVLGKQHGADFFTADGKPDFTSDGAVAAVKQYIDLMAAQKIVAPGNAEYAQNQSLSDFAKNKTGMVLWQTPQQTFSSQGMGPEEWGVVPAPVPSGKPGQGAQTNSMVAGINLAVFKNTKNLDGALKFVKYMTSDEEQIVLNKAYGSVPPVKSAQKDPGFGAPSLAVIRDTLANSAAALPQVPEESQFETVVGTAVKELFADAAAGRPVTTESVKARLEKAQQQMPKK encoded by the coding sequence ATGCGCAGAATCAGAGCCGCTGTCACCGGTGCCGTCTCCCTCTCCCTCGCCTTCACCGCCACCGCCTGCGGCGGCGGTGAAGGGAGCGAGTCGTCGCCGAAGACCCTCACGTACTGGGCCTCCAACCAGGGCGCCAGCCTGGAGGTCGACAAGAAGGTCCTGCAGCCCGAGCTCGACCAGTTCGAGAAGGAGACGGGGATCAAGGTCAAGCTGGAGGTGATCCCGTGGTCCGACCTCCTCAACCGCATCCTCACCGCCACCACCTCCGGGCAGGGCCCCGACATCCTCAACATCGGCAACACCTGGAGCGCCTCGCTCCAGTCCACCGGCGCCCTCCTGCCCTGGGACGCGAAGAACCTGGAGGCCATCGGCGGCAAGGACCGCTTCGTCGACTCCGCGCTCGGCTCCACCGGCGTCCCGGGCAAGGACCCGGCCGCCGTTCCGCTCTACTCGATGGCCTACGCGCTCTACTACAACAAGCAGATGTTCAAGGACGCGGGCATAGCCGAGCCGCCGACCACCTGGGACGAGGTGATCGCCGCCGGAAAGAAGCTCAGCAAGGACGGCAAGGCGGGCATCGGGGTCGAGGGCTCCAACCTCTCCAACAACATCCACCAGGTCTTCGTCCTCGGCAAGCAGCACGGTGCCGACTTCTTCACCGCCGACGGCAAGCCCGACTTCACCTCCGACGGGGCGGTCGCCGCCGTCAAGCAGTACATCGACCTGATGGCCGCCCAGAAGATCGTCGCCCCGGGCAACGCCGAGTACGCCCAGAACCAGTCCCTCAGCGACTTCGCCAAGAACAAGACCGGCATGGTCCTCTGGCAGACCCCGCAGCAGACCTTCTCCTCCCAGGGCATGGGCCCGGAGGAGTGGGGCGTGGTCCCCGCCCCGGTCCCGTCGGGCAAGCCCGGTCAGGGCGCCCAGACCAACTCGATGGTCGCCGGCATCAACCTGGCCGTCTTCAAGAACACCAAGAACCTCGACGGCGCGCTGAAGTTCGTGAAGTACATGACGAGCGACGAGGAGCAGATCGTCCTCAACAAGGCGTACGGCTCCGTCCCGCCGGTCAAGAGCGCCCAGAAGGACCCCGGCTTCGGCGCCCCCTCGCTCGCCGTCATCCGCGACACCCTCGCCAATAGCGCCGCGGCCCTGCCGCAGGTCCCCGAGGAGTCGCAGTTCGAGACGGTCGTGGGCACCGCGGTCAAGGAGCTCTTCGCCGACGCCGCCGCCGGGCGTCCGGTCACCACGGAGTCCGTGAAGGCCAGGCTCGAAAAGGCCCAGCAGCAGATGCCCAAGAAGTAG
- a CDS encoding discoidin domain-containing protein gives MSSVGSPPVFRRPASRVRRTTVGALVTALAGSLLALAPATTAQAAPTLLSQGKTATASSIEGGAFSASAAVDGNLTGTRWASAWQDAQWIQVDLGSSATLSHAVLTWEAAYGKSYDIQASENGTDWRTVTSVTGGDGGTDDVTLSGTGRYIRMNGLTRATGYGFSLWEFQVYGTTGGTGPTLPGGGDLGPNVHVIDPATPGIQAKLDQVFQQQESAQFGSGRHAFLFKPGTYNGLNAQIGFYTQIAGLGLRPGDTTINGDVTVDAGWFNGNATQNFWRGAEGLTLNPVNGTNRWAVSQASSFRRMHVKGGLNLAPNGYGWASGGYIADSRIDGQVGNYSQQQWYTRESSIGGWSNSVWNQTFSGVEGAPATSFPEPRYTTLDTTPISREKPYLYLDGTEYKVFAPAKRVNARGTSWANGTPQGESVPLSQFYVVKPGATAATINQALAQGLHLLFTPGVYHVDQTINVNRANTIVLGLGLATIIPDNGVTAMKVADVDGVRLAGFLIDAGPVNSPTLLELGPQNSSADHAANPTTVQDVYIRIGGAGAGKATTSMVVNSDDAIIDHTWVWRADHGEGWGWETNRADYGVRVNGDDVLATGLFVEHFNKYDVEWYGERGRTIFYQNEKAYDAPNQAAIQNGTTKGYAAYRVDDSVNTHEAWGLGSYCNYNVDPTIVQDHGFKAPVKPGVRFHSLLVVSLGGMGHYNHVINDTGASTIPAGTSTVPSTVVSFP, from the coding sequence ATGTCTTCCGTCGGGTCCCCGCCGGTCTTCCGGCGACCCGCCTCACGCGTCCGCCGGACCACCGTCGGCGCACTTGTCACCGCACTGGCCGGCAGCCTGCTCGCCCTCGCCCCCGCCACGACGGCACAAGCGGCACCCACCCTGCTCTCCCAGGGGAAGACCGCGACCGCCTCCTCCATCGAGGGCGGCGCCTTCTCCGCCTCCGCCGCCGTCGACGGCAACCTCACCGGAACCCGCTGGGCCAGCGCCTGGCAGGACGCCCAGTGGATCCAGGTCGACCTCGGCAGCAGCGCCACGCTCAGCCATGCCGTCCTCACCTGGGAAGCGGCCTACGGCAAGAGCTACGACATCCAGGCGTCCGAGAACGGCACCGACTGGCGCACCGTCACCTCGGTCACCGGCGGCGACGGCGGCACCGATGACGTCACGCTCTCCGGCACCGGCCGCTACATCCGGATGAACGGCCTCACCCGGGCGACCGGATACGGCTTCTCCCTCTGGGAGTTCCAGGTCTACGGCACCACCGGCGGCACCGGCCCGACGCTTCCCGGCGGCGGCGACCTCGGCCCCAACGTCCACGTCATCGACCCGGCCACGCCCGGCATCCAGGCCAAGCTGGACCAGGTCTTCCAGCAGCAGGAGTCGGCCCAGTTCGGCAGCGGCCGGCACGCCTTCCTCTTCAAGCCCGGCACGTACAACGGGCTCAACGCCCAGATCGGCTTCTACACCCAGATCGCCGGCCTCGGGCTGCGCCCCGGCGACACCACCATCAACGGTGACGTGACCGTCGACGCCGGCTGGTTCAACGGGAACGCCACCCAGAACTTCTGGCGCGGCGCCGAAGGCCTCACCCTCAACCCGGTCAACGGCACCAACCGGTGGGCCGTCTCGCAGGCGTCCTCCTTCCGCCGGATGCACGTCAAGGGCGGCCTCAACCTGGCGCCGAACGGCTACGGCTGGGCCAGCGGCGGCTACATCGCCGACTCCAGGATCGACGGTCAGGTCGGCAACTACTCCCAGCAGCAGTGGTACACCCGCGAGAGCTCCATAGGCGGCTGGTCCAACAGCGTCTGGAACCAGACCTTCTCGGGCGTCGAGGGCGCCCCGGCGACCTCCTTCCCGGAGCCCCGCTACACCACGCTCGACACGACGCCGATCTCCCGCGAGAAGCCCTATCTCTACCTCGACGGCACCGAGTACAAGGTCTTCGCACCCGCCAAGCGCGTCAACGCCCGCGGCACCAGCTGGGCCAACGGCACCCCACAGGGCGAGTCCGTCCCGCTGAGCCAGTTCTACGTGGTCAAGCCCGGCGCCACCGCCGCGACGATCAACCAGGCGCTGGCCCAGGGCCTGCACCTGCTGTTCACCCCGGGCGTCTACCACGTCGACCAGACCATCAACGTGAACCGGGCGAACACCATCGTGCTCGGCCTCGGCCTCGCCACGATCATCCCGGACAACGGCGTCACCGCCATGAAGGTCGCCGACGTCGACGGTGTCCGGCTCGCCGGCTTTCTGATCGACGCCGGCCCGGTCAACTCCCCGACGCTGCTGGAGCTCGGCCCGCAGAACTCCTCCGCCGACCACGCCGCCAACCCCACCACCGTGCAGGACGTCTACATCCGCATCGGCGGCGCCGGCGCCGGCAAGGCCACCACCAGCATGGTCGTGAACAGCGACGACGCCATCATCGACCACACCTGGGTGTGGCGCGCCGACCACGGCGAGGGCTGGGGCTGGGAGACCAACCGCGCCGACTACGGCGTCCGGGTCAACGGCGACGACGTGCTCGCCACCGGCCTGTTCGTCGAGCACTTCAACAAGTACGACGTCGAGTGGTACGGCGAGCGCGGCCGCACGATCTTCTACCAGAACGAGAAGGCGTACGACGCCCCCAACCAGGCCGCCATCCAGAACGGCACGACGAAGGGGTACGCCGCCTACCGGGTCGACGACTCCGTGAACACCCACGAGGCGTGGGGCCTCGGCAGCTACTGCAACTACAACGTGGACCCGACCATCGTCCAGGACCACGGCTTCAAGGCCCCGGTCAAGCCCGGGGTGAGGTTCCACAGCCTCCTGGTGGTGTCCCTCGGCGGAATGGGCCACTACAACCACGTCATCAACGACACCGGGGCGTCCACCATCCCCGCCGGCACCTCCACCGTGCCGTCCACCGTCGTCTCCTTCCCCTGA
- a CDS encoding LacI family DNA-binding transcriptional regulator produces the protein MGNRAPTLEDVAREAGVSRATVSRVVNGVRNVAPDIQRSVRDAIARIGYTPNQAARSLVTRRTGTVALVLSATGRSFTARVFSDPFFGRVVDGVLPVLRRRAIQPVLLVAESEQARAQLVEYLRQGGADGALVVPLDEHDPLPSMLMAAGLPTVLFGRPRDGERCGYVDLDNPAGARLAAEHLWATGRRRPAVIAAPATAPTADERLDGFREAIAAHGVASVPVVRGRFTVDSGRRAMARLLKGHPEIDAVFAANDLMAQGACQYLSERGVSVPGTVAVVGFDDSVAARKARPQLTTVRQPVERMATAMATLLVEQLDGARSEPASKVFEPVLVVREST, from the coding sequence GTGGGGAATCGAGCACCGACTCTGGAAGACGTCGCACGTGAGGCGGGGGTATCGCGCGCGACGGTGTCCCGCGTCGTCAACGGCGTGCGCAACGTGGCTCCCGACATCCAGCGGAGCGTGCGCGACGCCATCGCCCGCATCGGCTACACGCCCAACCAGGCCGCCCGTTCCCTGGTCACCCGGCGCACCGGAACGGTCGCCCTGGTGCTCTCCGCCACGGGCAGGTCCTTCACCGCGCGGGTGTTCTCCGACCCGTTCTTCGGACGCGTGGTGGACGGCGTCCTGCCGGTCCTGCGCCGCCGGGCGATCCAGCCGGTGCTGCTCGTCGCCGAGTCCGAGCAGGCAAGGGCCCAACTCGTCGAGTACCTGCGGCAGGGCGGCGCGGACGGGGCCCTCGTCGTGCCGCTGGACGAGCACGACCCGCTCCCGTCGATGCTGATGGCGGCGGGCCTGCCCACGGTGCTGTTCGGCCGCCCCCGCGACGGGGAGCGGTGCGGCTACGTCGACCTCGACAACCCCGCGGGCGCGCGTCTGGCGGCCGAGCACCTCTGGGCCACCGGCCGGCGGCGCCCGGCCGTCATCGCCGCACCGGCCACCGCCCCCACGGCGGACGAACGCCTCGACGGCTTCCGGGAGGCGATCGCGGCGCACGGGGTGGCGTCGGTCCCGGTCGTACGGGGCCGGTTCACGGTGGACAGCGGCCGGCGCGCCATGGCCAGGCTCCTGAAGGGCCATCCCGAGATCGACGCCGTGTTCGCCGCCAACGATCTGATGGCCCAGGGCGCCTGTCAGTACCTGAGCGAGCGGGGGGTTTCCGTCCCGGGCACGGTGGCCGTCGTGGGCTTCGACGACTCGGTGGCGGCGCGGAAGGCGCGCCCGCAGCTGACCACCGTGCGCCAGCCGGTGGAGCGCATGGCGACCGCGATGGCCACGCTGCTGGTCGAGCAGCTCGACGGCGCCCGGTCCGAGCCGGCCTCGAAGGTCTTCGAACCGGTGCTGGTCGTACGCGAGTCCACCTGA
- a CDS encoding ROK family transcriptional regulator has product MHARTGRTVRDLRRENRTAVLRRLYFDGPMSRLMLGPATGLSSGSVSNVVAELVADGLVEEAGSVDSAGGRPRTLVRISPASGFMIGVDIGETRVRIELFDLTLTELARTERPLACSGPRTARYDVDLVVDHLREGIAEVLRTADVPADRLIGVGVGVPGIVARDAEDGAVVHGQTVGWDAVPFERLFRAAVDLPEDVPYWIDNGAKTLGQAEMWFGAGRGAHSAVVVLFGSGVGACVVTDPMGPGRAIEWGHLTVRVRGRRCRCGAQGCLEAYAGAEALLERWREAGGVPPAGADEETALTAMLAAAYPVEPGTEPDATALAVLAETAEYLGAGFADLINLFQPERILVGGWAGLQLGTRFLETVSGYAREYALEYPASRTGIGLGTLGPEAVTVGAALLPLVDFFAQGGRRPESKPVTPAPAWQSALQDRVSP; this is encoded by the coding sequence GTGCACGCGAGAACTGGCCGCACGGTGCGTGACCTGCGGCGTGAGAACCGCACCGCCGTTCTGCGCAGGCTGTACTTCGACGGACCGATGAGCCGCCTCATGCTCGGCCCGGCGACCGGACTCAGCTCGGGCTCCGTCAGCAACGTGGTCGCCGAACTCGTCGCCGACGGCCTCGTCGAGGAGGCCGGCAGCGTCGACTCCGCCGGCGGACGCCCCCGTACCCTCGTCAGGATCAGCCCCGCCAGCGGCTTCATGATCGGCGTCGACATCGGCGAAACCCGGGTCAGGATCGAGCTCTTCGACCTCACCCTCACCGAACTGGCCCGCACCGAACGCCCGTTGGCCTGCTCCGGACCCCGCACCGCCCGCTACGACGTCGACCTCGTCGTCGACCACCTCCGCGAGGGCATCGCTGAGGTGCTGCGCACCGCGGACGTACCCGCCGACCGCCTCATCGGCGTCGGCGTCGGCGTCCCCGGCATCGTCGCCCGCGACGCCGAGGACGGTGCCGTCGTGCACGGCCAGACCGTCGGCTGGGACGCCGTCCCCTTCGAACGCCTCTTCCGCGCCGCCGTCGATCTGCCCGAGGACGTCCCGTACTGGATCGACAACGGTGCCAAGACCCTCGGCCAGGCCGAGATGTGGTTCGGCGCGGGCCGGGGCGCGCACAGCGCCGTGGTGGTCCTCTTCGGCTCGGGCGTCGGCGCGTGCGTGGTCACGGACCCGATGGGGCCGGGCCGGGCGATCGAGTGGGGTCATCTGACGGTACGGGTCCGGGGGCGCCGCTGCCGCTGCGGAGCCCAGGGCTGCCTGGAGGCGTACGCCGGTGCCGAAGCCCTCCTGGAGCGGTGGCGGGAGGCCGGCGGGGTGCCCCCGGCGGGCGCGGACGAGGAGACGGCCCTGACGGCGATGCTGGCGGCGGCGTACCCGGTGGAACCGGGGACGGAGCCCGACGCCACGGCGCTCGCCGTCCTGGCGGAGACCGCCGAGTACCTGGGCGCCGGGTTCGCCGACCTCATCAACCTCTTCCAGCCCGAGCGCATCCTCGTCGGCGGCTGGGCCGGCCTCCAGCTCGGCACCCGCTTCCTGGAAACCGTGTCCGGCTACGCACGGGAGTACGCCCTGGAGTACCCGGCCAGCCGTACCGGCATCGGCCTCGGCACCCTCGGTCCGGAGGCGGTCACGGTCGGCGCGGCCCTGCTTCCCCTGGTCGACTTCTTCGCCCAGGGAGGCCGGCGCCCCGAGAGCAAGCCCGTCACCCCCGCTCCCGCCTGGCAGTCGGCCCTCCAGGACCGGGTCTCTCCCTGA